The proteins below come from a single Miscanthus floridulus cultivar M001 chromosome 1, ASM1932011v1, whole genome shotgun sequence genomic window:
- the LOC136549421 gene encoding steroid (22S)-hydroxylase-like isoform X1 — MGAMMASITSELLFFLPFILLALLALYTTTVTKCDGTHQWRRPKKKRPNLPPGALGWPFFGETFGYLRAHPATSVGRFMEQHVARYGKIYRSSLFGERTVVSVDAGLNRYILQNEGRLFECSYPRSIGGILGKWSMLVLVGDAHREMRAISLNFLSSVRLRAVLLPEVERHTLLVLRSWPPSDGTFSAQHQAKKFTFNLMAKNIMSMDPGEEETERLRLEYITFMKGVVSAPLNFPGTAYWKALKSRASILGVIERKMEDRLDKMSKEKSSVEEDDLLGWALKQSNLSKEQILDLLLSLLFAGHETSSMALALAIFFLEGCPKAVQELREEHLEIARRQRLRGASKLSWEDYKEMVFTQCVINETLRLGNVVRFLHRKVIRDVHYNGYDIPRGWKILPVLAAVHLDSSLYEDPNRFNPWRWKSNAPSSFMPYGGGPRLCAGSELAKLEIAIFLHHLVLNFRWELAEPDQAFVYPFVDFPRGLPIRVQRIAGEQGHRSVLTESTM; from the exons ATGGGCGCCATGATGGCCTCCATAACCAGCgagctcctcttcttccttcccttCATCCTGCTGGCCCTCCTCGCCCTGTACACCACCACCGTCACCAAATGCGACGGCACCCACCAGTGGCGCCGGCCGAAGAAGAAGCGGCCGAACCTGCCCCCGGGCGCCCTCGGATGGCCTTTCTTCGGCGAGACCTTCGGCTACCTCCGCGCCCACCCGGCCACCTCCGTGGGCCGCTTCATGGAGCAGCATGTCGCACG GTACGGCAAGATATACCGGTCGAGCCTGTTCGGGGAGCGGACGGTGGTGTCGGTGGACGCGGGGCTCAACCGCTACATCCTGCAGAACGAGGGGCGGCTGTTCGAGTGCAGCTACCCGCGCAGCATCGGCGGCATCCTGGGCAAGTGGTCCATGCTAGTGCTGGTGGGCGACGCGCACCGCGAGATGCGCGCCATCTCGCTCAACTTCCTCAGCTCCGTCCGCCTCCGCGCCGTGCTGCTTCCGGAGGTGGAGCGCCACACCCTGCTGGTGCTCCGCTCATGGCCGCCCTCCGACGGCACCTTCTCCGCGCAGCACCAAGCCAAGAAG TTCACGTTTAACCTGATGGCGAAGAACATAATGAGCATGGACCCCGGCGAGGAGGAGACGGAGCGGCTGCGGCTGGAGTACATCACCTTCATGAAGGGCGTCGTGTCAGCGCCGCTCAACTTCCCGGGCACGGCCTACTGGAAGGCGCTCAAG TCACGCGCGTCCATACTTGGAGTAATAGAGAGGAAGATGGAGGACAGGCTTGATAAAATGAGCAAGGAGAAGTCAAGTGTGGAGGAAGATGATCTTCTTGGATGGGCTCTGAAACAGTCCAATCTGTCAAAGGAACAGATCCTGGACCTCTTGCTGAGCCTGCTCTTCGCGGGGCACGAGACCTCGTCAATGGCGCTGGCCctcgccatcttcttccttgaagGATGCCCTAAGGCTGTTCAAGAACTCAGG GAGGAGCATCTGGAGATTGCTAGGAGACAAAGGCTACGAGGGGCGTCCAAATTGAGCTGGGAAGACTACAAGGAAATGGTTTTCACGCAATGT GTTATAAACGAGACATTGCGGCTTGGCAACGTGGTCAGGTTCCTGCACCGGAAGGTCATCCGAGATGTGCACTACAATG GGTACGACATACCACGGGGGTGGAAAATCCTGCCGGTGTTAGCGGCGGTGCATCTGGATTCGTCGTTGTACGAGGACCCCAACCGGTTCAACCCGTGGAGATGGAAG AGCAACGCGCCGAGCAGCTTCATGCCGTACGGCGGCGGGCCGCGGCTGTGCGCCGGGTCGGAGCTGGCCAAGCTGGAGATCGCCATCTTCCTGCACCACCTGGTGCTCAACTTCCGGTGGGAGCTGGCGGAGCCGGACCAGGCCTTCGTCTACCCCTTCGTCGACTTCCCCAGGGGCCTCCCGATCAGGGTCCAGCGGATCGCCGGCGAGCAAGGGCATCGCAGCGTTTTGACCGAGAGCACAATGTAG
- the LOC136549421 gene encoding steroid (22S)-hydroxylase-like isoform X2, with protein sequence MGAMMASITSELLFFLPFILLALLALYTTTVTKCDGTHQWRRPKKKRPNLPPGALGWPFFGETFGYLRAHPATSVGRFMEQHVARYGKIYRSSLFGERTVVSVDAGLNRYILQNEGRLFECSYPRSIGGILGKWSMLVLVGDAHREMRAISLNFLSSVRLRAVLLPEVERHTLLVLRSWPPSDGTFSAQHQAKKFTFNLMAKNIMSMDPGEEETERLRLEYITFMKGVVSAPLNFPGTAYWKALKSRASILGVIERKMEDRLDKMSKEKSSVEEDDLLGWALKQSNLSKEQILDLLLSLLFAGHETSSMALALAIFFLEGCPKAVQELREEHLEIARRQRLRGASKLSWEDYKEMVFTQCVINETLRLGNVVRFLHRKVIRDVHYNEQRAEQLHAVRRRAAAVRRVGAGQAGDRHLPAPPGAQLPVGAGGAGPGLRLPLRRLPQGPPDQGPADRRRARASQRFDREHNVAVRVQRLRGSTNFRCILRVVVRVYVCRL encoded by the exons ATGGGCGCCATGATGGCCTCCATAACCAGCgagctcctcttcttccttcccttCATCCTGCTGGCCCTCCTCGCCCTGTACACCACCACCGTCACCAAATGCGACGGCACCCACCAGTGGCGCCGGCCGAAGAAGAAGCGGCCGAACCTGCCCCCGGGCGCCCTCGGATGGCCTTTCTTCGGCGAGACCTTCGGCTACCTCCGCGCCCACCCGGCCACCTCCGTGGGCCGCTTCATGGAGCAGCATGTCGCACG GTACGGCAAGATATACCGGTCGAGCCTGTTCGGGGAGCGGACGGTGGTGTCGGTGGACGCGGGGCTCAACCGCTACATCCTGCAGAACGAGGGGCGGCTGTTCGAGTGCAGCTACCCGCGCAGCATCGGCGGCATCCTGGGCAAGTGGTCCATGCTAGTGCTGGTGGGCGACGCGCACCGCGAGATGCGCGCCATCTCGCTCAACTTCCTCAGCTCCGTCCGCCTCCGCGCCGTGCTGCTTCCGGAGGTGGAGCGCCACACCCTGCTGGTGCTCCGCTCATGGCCGCCCTCCGACGGCACCTTCTCCGCGCAGCACCAAGCCAAGAAG TTCACGTTTAACCTGATGGCGAAGAACATAATGAGCATGGACCCCGGCGAGGAGGAGACGGAGCGGCTGCGGCTGGAGTACATCACCTTCATGAAGGGCGTCGTGTCAGCGCCGCTCAACTTCCCGGGCACGGCCTACTGGAAGGCGCTCAAG TCACGCGCGTCCATACTTGGAGTAATAGAGAGGAAGATGGAGGACAGGCTTGATAAAATGAGCAAGGAGAAGTCAAGTGTGGAGGAAGATGATCTTCTTGGATGGGCTCTGAAACAGTCCAATCTGTCAAAGGAACAGATCCTGGACCTCTTGCTGAGCCTGCTCTTCGCGGGGCACGAGACCTCGTCAATGGCGCTGGCCctcgccatcttcttccttgaagGATGCCCTAAGGCTGTTCAAGAACTCAGG GAGGAGCATCTGGAGATTGCTAGGAGACAAAGGCTACGAGGGGCGTCCAAATTGAGCTGGGAAGACTACAAGGAAATGGTTTTCACGCAATGT GTTATAAACGAGACATTGCGGCTTGGCAACGTGGTCAGGTTCCTGCACCGGAAGGTCATCCGAGATGTGCACTACAATG AGCAACGCGCCGAGCAGCTTCATGCCGTACGGCGGCGGGCCGCGGCTGTGCGCCGGGTCGGAGCTGGCCAAGCTGGAGATCGCCATCTTCCTGCACCACCTGGTGCTCAACTTCCGGTGGGAGCTGGCGGAGCCGGACCAGGCCTTCGTCTACCCCTTCGTCGACTTCCCCAGGGGCCTCCCGATCAGGGTCCAGCGGATCGCCGGCGAGCAAGGGCATCGCAGCGTTTTGACCGAGAGCACAATGTAGCGGTCCGGGTACAGAGGCTGAGAGGCAGTACAAATTTTCGTTGCATTTTGAGGGTTGTGGTTCGTGTGTATGTATGTAGATTGTGA